The following are encoded together in the Aerococcus mictus genome:
- a CDS encoding DUF488 domain-containing protein: protein MEIAIKRAYADYDPNDGERILVDRLWPRGIKKEDAHVDEWEKDLAPSDDLRKTFHQNPDHFDRFKSAYKQELNQNRAAHEACQRLCRKAVDHKISLIYSSKNESENNAVVLREHLLAMRVY from the coding sequence ATGGAGATTGCAATTAAGCGGGCTTATGCCGATTATGATCCTAACGATGGTGAGCGGATTTTAGTGGATCGCTTGTGGCCGCGTGGGATTAAGAAGGAAGATGCTCATGTGGATGAATGGGAGAAAGATCTGGCGCCGAGTGATGACTTGCGTAAGACCTTCCACCAAAATCCTGACCACTTTGACCGCTTTAAGTCAGCCTATAAGCAAGAACTCAACCAAAACCGAGCTGCCCATGAGGCCTGCCAGCGTTTATGTCGCAAGGCGGTTGACCATAAGATTAGCTTAATCTATAGTTCCAAAAATGAAAGTGAAAATAATGCCGTTGTGTTACGTGAGCACCTGCTAGCCATGCGGGTCTATTAG
- a CDS encoding alpha-amylase family glycosyl hydrolase codes for MAKVTNLTLRHKLAYKIFIRNYTEAGTFQAVIPDLARLKALGVDILILASIFPVTDQHPEGEVGNPNFVKNFKDVDPAYGTMEDFKDLVHAVHQAGIQLVIEFPMTQLAKDSEVIQERPTYFLRNKEGQVYTRFPGYEKGVDLDFSNPKLWDELIATLKEWALYVDGFSIRDAQLIRTEFWNSARAEVEDVHPYFYWMGNLLTDNTMFRLRMNNVHYSTEGELYSNFDVLDEGNLAEFYLRFYHGILDLDNLIYVLNLSEIQLPFTAVKNRALEFANHSRVASHVKTKADLRNWTAFSLFKKGMAHLIMGQEYGLEDSIPWDKAESMDWTPQEDMTEMIQRLSLIKKREACKSGYFFYRGVKPNIIICGYHYYKQHLFGLFKLKTDDQTPCEVELSLPSGDYTNLLNDDTYTVTDGRLCLGQDPVIISYEGDMEVQVNSQAHDFLTH; via the coding sequence ATGGCTAAGGTAACCAATTTGACCTTAAGGCATAAATTAGCTTATAAAATTTTTATCCGAAATTATACTGAAGCGGGGACTTTTCAAGCAGTCATCCCTGACTTAGCCCGCCTCAAGGCCTTGGGCGTAGATATTTTAATTTTGGCGTCGATTTTTCCCGTGACCGACCAACATCCTGAAGGGGAGGTTGGCAATCCGAATTTTGTCAAGAATTTTAAGGATGTGGACCCGGCCTATGGGACCATGGAGGATTTCAAGGACTTGGTCCATGCTGTCCACCAGGCGGGAATCCAGCTGGTGATTGAATTTCCTATGACCCAATTGGCCAAGGATTCAGAGGTCATTCAGGAACGTCCCACCTACTTCTTACGCAATAAGGAAGGCCAGGTTTATACCCGCTTTCCGGGTTATGAAAAGGGGGTTGACCTCGACTTTTCTAACCCCAAACTATGGGATGAATTGATTGCCACCCTGAAGGAGTGGGCCCTCTATGTGGATGGTTTTTCTATTCGTGATGCCCAATTGATCCGCACCGAGTTTTGGAATAGCGCCCGGGCTGAAGTGGAGGACGTCCATCCTTATTTCTACTGGATGGGCAACCTCCTGACTGACAATACCATGTTTCGTTTACGGATGAATAATGTCCACTATTCAACCGAAGGAGAGCTTTATAGTAACTTTGACGTTCTGGACGAGGGCAATTTAGCGGAATTTTACCTACGCTTTTACCACGGGATTTTAGATTTGGATAATCTGATCTATGTCCTGAATTTAAGCGAGATCCAGCTGCCCTTTACCGCCGTGAAAAACCGGGCCCTGGAGTTTGCTAACCACTCTCGGGTTGCTTCCCATGTCAAGACCAAGGCGGATTTGCGGAATTGGACCGCCTTTTCGCTCTTTAAGAAGGGGATGGCCCACTTGATTATGGGGCAAGAATACGGCCTAGAGGATTCCATCCCCTGGGATAAGGCGGAAAGTATGGACTGGACTCCCCAAGAAGATATGACTGAGATGATCCAACGCCTCTCTCTGATTAAGAAGCGCGAAGCCTGCAAGAGTGGCTATTTCTTCTACCGAGGCGTCAAGCCTAATATCATTATTTGTGGCTACCATTATTACAAACAACACTTGTTTGGCCTTTTTAAATTGAAGACTGATGACCAAACGCCTTGTGAGGTGGAGCTCTCTCTGCCTTCAGGCGACTATACCAACTTGTTGAACGATGACACCTATACGGTGACTGATGGCCGCTTGTGCTTGGGCCAAGACCCTGTCATTATTTCCTACGAAGGTGATATGGAGGTTCAGGTCAATAGCCAAGCCCATGACTTCTTAACCCATTAG
- a CDS encoding FAD:protein FMN transferase has product MEAVKLVELMGTVIEMKVGHPEAEALLEKSEAKLRDYEYRFSANRDDSMLMQVNQAAGKAAVAVDKDLFDLIQLAKKVSVSTEGRFNLAIGPLVKLWHIGFSDARVPSQEEIDERLDLIDPHKVQLDPTTHKVYLEKEGMEIDLGAIAKGYFADQIVADWRQAGADYGLINLGGNVLVMGDAPNRDDGFWRIGIQRPDAIRGEIMATVPVKNQSVVTSGIYERSFKQEGQSYHHILDSKTGYPIETDLASLTIIAPQSVFCEIWTTALFALNSEEAVAAIDDLKGIEGLVVTQSGKILVSQALA; this is encoded by the coding sequence ATGGAAGCCGTAAAATTAGTTGAATTAATGGGAACTGTAATTGAAATGAAAGTTGGCCACCCGGAGGCAGAGGCCCTCTTGGAAAAGAGCGAGGCCAAGTTACGTGATTATGAGTACCGCTTTTCCGCTAACCGCGATGATTCCATGTTGATGCAGGTCAACCAGGCAGCGGGGAAGGCGGCTGTTGCCGTGGATAAGGATCTCTTTGACCTGATCCAACTGGCTAAGAAAGTCTCGGTCTCTACCGAGGGCCGCTTTAACTTAGCCATTGGTCCCTTGGTCAAGCTCTGGCATATCGGCTTTTCCGACGCCCGAGTGCCCAGTCAAGAAGAAATCGACGAACGTCTGGATTTGATTGACCCCCATAAGGTCCAGCTCGATCCGACTACCCATAAAGTTTATTTAGAAAAGGAAGGCATGGAGATTGACCTGGGTGCCATTGCCAAGGGCTATTTTGCTGACCAGATTGTGGCCGACTGGCGCCAGGCTGGAGCGGACTATGGATTGATTAATCTGGGCGGCAATGTCCTCGTCATGGGAGATGCTCCCAACCGCGACGACGGCTTTTGGCGGATCGGTATCCAACGTCCAGACGCCATCCGGGGTGAAATTATGGCCACGGTCCCAGTCAAAAACCAGTCCGTGGTCACTTCAGGAATCTATGAACGCTCTTTCAAGCAAGAAGGCCAGTCCTACCACCATATCCTGGATTCAAAGACCGGTTACCCTATTGAAACCGACCTGGCGTCTTTAACCATTATCGCGCCCCAATCAGTTTTCTGTGAGATTTGGACCACGGCTCTCTTTGCTTTGAATTCAGAAGAAGCAGTGGCTGCCATTGATGACTTAAAAGGGATTGAGGGCTTAGTTGTGACCCAGTCTGGTAAAATCTTGGTCAGCCAGGCCTTAGCCTAG